The genomic window ACTATGCATTTCTGGAAAGTCAAGGTATAAAAAGTTTTATACCGCCTCACGGCACCTATAAGGGTGGTCCGGATGGTTTTCAGTATATAGAAACAGAAGATCATTATCTGTGTCCCAAAGGAAACGTAATCCCATTTACCAAAGAGTTTTTAGATTATAGAACCAAAACAAGAAAGAAGGAATACAGAGCCAGTAAAAAGATATGTACCGGTTGTCCACTGCGTAAAGAATGCCTAAAGAGCAGTCAGGAGAAACGAATAACGGTTACTTATTACCGGGCGGAATATGAGCGTAACATAGCTAGAGTAAACAGTAAACAGGGGCGCTATATGAAAGCCAAACGGCAGAGTACTGTGGAGCCGGTATTTGGGACTCTTACCCAATTTATGGGACTACGAAAAATTAATACTATTGGGATCCAGCAAGCAAACAAGATTATGCACATGGCGGCTATTGCTTATAACTCAAAGAAATACCTGAAATTCACCAAGAAAAACCCAATAAGTAAAGTGGGAGTCTGTTTAGCCCATAATTTTTCGATTAAAATACCTTTTAAGGCGTAAAATAAGCAATTTAGCGCTAGTTGTGTTAAGGTAGTTATGAATATATCCCTCTAGAAAATCAGGGCTTAAACTCAAGATTATTGATTGTCCTTTGACTTTTTAGGGGCTTGTGCAACGGTTACCAATGTAAAGTTGCATTTGAAAAAATCGAATCAAACTTTTTATCAAACTTAAAATTACTGGCGTCTGCCACTTGAAACTCAATATTAGTAAACTTTGATTTGGCATCCATGATCATTTCAGCCGATTTATCAATTCCAATCACTTCTTTAGCGAATTCGCTTATCTTGTAAGTCAATTGTCCCGATCCACAGCCTATATCCAAAATTCTTTCATTTTGTTTTGGATCCAACAAGTTTACTAAACTCTCTCCATATTGATAAACAAAGGAATGTTTTTTATTATAAAGATCAGGCTTCCATTTTGTTGCCATAGTAGTTGTTTTCAGTTGTTTACTTAGGTGCGAGTGAATATATTACGCTTATACAAAACAAGATATAAAATATTATAAAAAAGTAGAAAATTGCTATTCTACTTACAGTTCGATAAATAGCAACTATCTATTGTTCATTTTCCGCTCCCGGCGGTGGTGAGTAAGAAGAATCTTACGTATAAAACGTTTTGGTTTAGAAGTAATTAGCTGTGCTTTATATATTGTAAAAGCAACTGGCTTTTATCATTAAAAATGCATTTTCATTCCTTCATAAGTTGCTTTAAATCCTAAATCTTCGTAAAATTTAATTGCTTTCTGTCTTTTTTTGTCAGTTGTTAATTGTAATAAATGAGCATTTCTTTCTATTGCTCGGTTAATTGCCCATTCAAACATCTTTTTTCCAATTCCAAATCCCCTCTTGTCTTTTCTAATTCTAACCGCTTCAATTTGTGCTCGAATTCTGCCACGATAAGTAAGATATTGAATAAATGACAATTGTAAAGTTCCTATAATTTCAAAATTTTCATTTTCTAAAATTATAAGTTCCTGATTTGGGTCAGCCTGGATATTTTCAAATGCAATAAGATATTCAGTCGGTAATGGTATTTGATAATTCTCTCTTGTTTTTCCAAGTTCATCGTCTGCAATCATTTCCACAATTTTGGCAACATCAGTTTCGGTTACTTTTCTAAATTTCATCTCTAGTTCGTTTTTTTGAATTCGTTGCTAATATGAGGTCGACCATGGCATGTTTTTTCAAAGCAAGATATAAAATATCCTAAAAAAGTATAAAATTACTATTCTGCTTACCGTTTGGATAAATAGCAACCATCTATCGTTCGTTTTCTGCTCTTGACGGTGACAAGTAGCAATTGGTAGTGAGACGCTCGCGCATCAAGCCCATCCGGAGCATGGCAAAGTTACAAAAGCACAGAAAATTTTAGATTCATCGATACTTTTCGTTTTAAAAGCTTAATAACCCAGTAACCCAATAACTTAATACAAAATAACAAAGACCTCTACCTAATGCCTTCTACCTACCCAACTAAAAAACGAACATATCAACAATATTTTACGTACAATTGTTAATTACTTTGTAAAGTAGGTGTTTTATAAGTCTGTTTGTCCTCTTATATTAGAGCAAAGAAGAGTCCCTGAATTATGAGTGAAGAAACAAAATATACCGAGGATAATATACGGTCGCTGGACTGGAAAGAACATATCCGTATGCGCCCCGGGATGTATATCGGGAAGTTAGGCGATGGATCTTCGGCAGATGATGGTATCTATATTTTAGTAAAAGAAGTACTGGACAATTCGATTGACGAATATGTAATGGGTGCCGGTAAAACTATCGAAATTTCCATACAAGGTGAAAAAGTGATCGTCCGTGATTACGGCCGTGGAATTCCGCTAGGTAAAGTGGTAGATGTGGTGTCCAAAATGAATACTGGGGGGAAATACGACTCCCGTGCGTTTAAAAAATCCGTGGGACTAAATGGGGTAGGGACCAAGGCGGTAAATGCCTTGTCTACCTATTTCCGGGTGGAGTCTAACCGGGATGGGAAATCGGCTTCGGCAGAATTTGAGCAGGGTAACCTGACCAATCAGGAATTACTGGAAGAAACTTCACGGCGTAAAGGGACTAAAGTTTCATTTATTCCCGATGCGTCCATTTTTAAGAACTACAAATTTCGGTCAGAATACGTAGCTAAAATGCTTAAAAACTATGTATATCTGAATCCAGGACTGACAATTGTTTTTAATGGCGAACGCTATTTTTCCGAAAACGGTTTAAAAGACCTACTTTCAGACACCATCAATGCAGACGATCGGTTATACGATATTATCCACCTCAAAGGAGATGATATTGAAGTAGCCATGACGCATAGTAAAACACAGTATAGCGAAGAATATCATTCATTTGTTAACGGACAACATACCACTCAGGGAGGAACACATCAGGCAGCTTTCCGGGAGTCGGTAGTAAAAACCATCCGTGAATTTTATAATAAGAACTACGATGCCAGTGATATCCGAAAATCTATCGTTTCTGCGATTAGCATCAAGGTGATGGAACCAGTTTTTGAAAGCCAAACCAAAACCAAACTAGGTTCTACCGAAATGGGAGGGGATCTGCCTACCGTACGAACTTATATTAATGATTTTGTCAAAACGCAATTAGACAATTATTTACATAAAAATCCGCAAACTGCGGAAGGCCTGCAACGTAAAATTTTACAGGCAGAACGCGAACGTAAAGACCTTTCCGGAATTCGGAAACTAGCAAGAGAACGGGCAAAAAAAGCAAGTTTACATAATAAAAAACTACGGGATTGCCGGGTACATCTGACTGATAGTAAAAACGAAAGAAACCTGGAAAGCACCCTCTTTATTACCGAAGGGGATTCGGCTAGTGGGTCGATAACCAAATCCCGGGATGTCAATACACAAGCAGTATTTAGTTTACGAGGGAAACCACTGAACTGCTACAATATGTCCAAGAAAATTGTGTATGAAAATGAAGAATTCAACCTGTTACAAGCAGCGCTGAATATTGAAGATTCTATGGAAGATCTTCGGTATAATAATATTGTCATCGCTACGGATGCAGATGTAGATGGTATGCATATTCGGTTGTTACTGATTACTTTTTTTCTTCAATTTTTCCCGGAATTGATTAAAGAAGGGCACCTTTATATTTTACAAACCCCGTTATTTAGGGTTCGGAATAAAAAGGAAACTATATATTGCTATTCCGAACAAGAAAGGCGAGAGGCTATTGCAAAACTTTCCGGCAAACCCGAAATTACCCGTTTTAAAGGATTAGGAGAAATTTCGCCGGATGAATTCGTACACTTTATTGGAGACGATATGCGCCTGGACCCGGTAATGCTGGATAAAGATAAATCTATTGAAGAATTGCTATCTTTTTATATGGGTAAGAATACACCCAAGCGACAAGAGTTTATTATAGATAACCTAAAAGTAGAATTAGACCTTATTGAAGAAGCTTCCTAATCATTATTGCTAAAGAGAAAGAATAAAACTTAAAAAGCCTCCGGATTTTATATGAGTTCAGAAAACGAAAATGAACCTTTAGATAACGAATTACAACCTGAAAATTTAGAACCCCAGGAAATTATTACCAAAATTACGGGCATGTACGAGGACTGGTTCTTGGACTATGCTTCTTATGTAATTTTAGAACGAGCCGTACCCGCTATTGAAGACGGGTTAAAACCAGTACAGCGTCGGATTTTACATTCTATGAAAGACCTGGACGATGGGCGCTACAATAAAGTGGCGAATATCGTTGGACATACCATGCAATACCATCCGCACGGAGATGCCAGTATCTCTGATGCCATGGTACAAATCGGGCAAAAAAACCTGATGATTGACATGCAGGGCAACTGGGGGAATATATTGACCGGTGACCGGGCAGCAGCAGCACGTTATATCGAAGCGCGCTTATCCAAATTTGCCCTGGACGTTGTGTATAACCCCAAAATTACTGAATGGCAATCTTCTTATGACGGCCGTAAACGCGAACCTGTAAACCTTCCCATTAAATTTCCGTTACTTTTAGCCCAGGGGGCCGAAGGGATTGCAGTGGGGTTAAGTACTAAAATTTTACCTCATAATTTTATCGAATTAATTGAAGCTTCCATAAAACATTTGCAAGGGAAGCGGTTTAAAATATTACCTGATTTTCCTACGGGTGGTATTGCAGATTTCACCAATTATAACGACGGATTACGGGGCGGAAAAGTACGCGTAAGGGCAAGGATTTCTCAAAGGGATAAAAATACCTTGGTTATTAACGAAATCCCATTTTCAACAACAACCGGTACCTTAATTGACTCCATTTTAAAAGCCAATGATAAAGGGAAGATCAAGATTAAAAAAATTGAAGACAATACCGCTGCCGAAGTTGAAATCCTAATTCATATACCATCCGGGATTTCGCCGGATAAAACTATTGATGCCCTATTTGCTTTTACGAACTGCGAAATTTCAATTTCGCCTCTGGGTTGTGTAATTGAAGATAATAAACCCGATTTTATTGGGGTTAGTGAGATGTTACGACGTTCTACCGATCATACGGTAGAATTATTAAAAAGCGAACTGGAAATTCAGTTGAATGAATTACAGGAACAGTGGCATTTTGCTTCGCTCGAACGAATATTTATTGAAAACCGAATTTACCGGGATATTGAAGAAGAAGAAACCTGGGAAGGAGTAATTGCTGCCATTGACAAAGGTTTACAACCACATATTAAACACTTAAAACGTGCGGTCACCGAAGAAGATATTGTACGTTTAACCGAAATCAGGATTAAGCGGATATCCAAATTTGATATTGATAAAGCACAGCAAAAAATTGATGCCCTGGAAGCAGACATTGCACAGGTAAAACATCATTTAGAGCATTTGATAGAATACGCTATCGATCACTTTAAGCGACTTCGTAAGACTTACGGAAAAGACAAAGAACGTAAAACAGAAATTAGCCTGTTTGATGATATCGAGGCTACTAAAGTGGTGATCCGTAATACTAAACTATATGTGAACCGTACCGAAGGTTTTGTAGGAACTTCCTTAAGACGAGATGAATATGTAGCGGATTGTTCTGATATTGATGATATTATCTGTTTCACCCGTGAAGGTAAAATGACGGTGACCAAAGTAGATGCCAAGACTTTTGTAGGTAAAGACATTATCCATGTAGCTATTTTTAAGAAAAAAGATAAACGAACCATCTACAATATGATCTATCAGGATGGTCGCGGTGGTACTACGTATGTCAAACGATTTGCAGTATCAGGAGTTACACGCGATAGGGAATATGATTTAACTCAGGGTAAAAAAGGTTCAAAAATCCACTATTTCAGTGCTAATCCTAACGGCGAAGCCGAAATTGTAACCATTCACCTACGGCAGTCCGGAAGTATTAAAAAATTAAAATTTGAGCTTGATTTCTCAGAACTGGATATTAAAGGTCGGGGTGTACGAGGGAATGTAGTTACTAAATATAATATAAAAAGGGTAGAACTAAAAGAACAAGGGATTTCTACTTTAAAACCACGTAAAATCTGGTTTGACGACACGGTACGGCGTATTAACGTAGACGGTAGGGGAGATCTTTTAGGGGAATTTAGAGGTAAAGATCGTTTGTTGATTATTGAACAAAATGGAATTGCAAAAACGGTATTTCCGGAAGTAACCTTACATTTCAGTTCGGATATGGTGGTATTGGAAAAATGGAACCCAAAGAAGCCAATTTCCGCCATTTACTGGGATGGCGAAAAAGAAAAATATTACGTAAAACGATTTTTAATCGAGCATCCCGAACGAGAAGAACATTTTATATCAGAGCATCCAAAGTCATTTTTAGAAATCGTTTCAACAGATTACCGACCGGTAGCTGAAGTGGTTTATAATAAATTACGGGGTAAAGACCAAAAACCAAATGATGAGATTAATTTAGAAGAATTTATTGCGGTAAAAGGTATTAAAGCACATGGTAACCGCCTTACAACAGAAAAAGTAAAACAAATCAATCTACTAGATCCCTTACCCTATGAAGAAGAGCTTCCTGAAGTTATTCCGGAAGAAGAAAGTACAACAGAACTAAACAATCCGCTTCAACTTAAAAAAGATAGCACATTCACCGAAGGTAATACGTCCGAAAACACTAAAAACCCCTCCGATTCGGATGGCGACGATACCCCAGAGCTAGACGGCAACGGAGAACAAATCACCTTGTTCTAACAGAGCACCTGATTGTGGTTCAGGAGGTCGTAAGTATAGGTAGTCAGTTTTCTTTCCAAATACCTATACTGAGTTCCCCTTTAGAGACCAGTACTGAGTTCCCCTCTAGAGAGGGGCTAGGGGTGTGTTGAGTAGGAGTAACCCCAAATGATTAAGAGTTCCCCTCTAGAGAGGGGCTAAGGGTGTGTTGCGTATGAGTAAGCCCACAATGGTAAAACTCCAAACAGTCCACAACAACAGAAGTCCAATCAGTACGAAACACACCCAAGAATTTCTAGTGAATTAAAATTCACTGAAATTCTATCCCTCTCAAGAGGGAAAGCCAAAGAGTTCCTTCTCAAGACCTGTACTGAGTTTATCGAAGTAGTGGCTAGGGGTATGTTGAGTAAGAGTAAGCCCGCACGAGTAAGAGTTCCCTCTAAAGACCCGTACTGAGTTCCCCTCTAGAGACCCGTACTGAGTTTATCGAAGTAGGGGCTAAGGGTGTGTTGCGTATGAGTAAGCCATTTGAGTAAATACATAACAGTAAAAGTAACCACCCCCACTCCAAAAATCAAAACCAAGTATTTGCAAAAAAGGTCGAACTTGATTAAAGTTCGACCTGAGTAACGTATAGGTTTATATTATTTCTAAAAACAAACGTTATTTCCAGGACCATAAAGTCTTCTTAAAGCTCTTCGATCATTAAAACTTAGTTGTCTTACCGTTCCGGCGCGACCTCCATTCATTAAAGAAGCATTATCCTCATTTGCCACTCCCGGAACGGGCCTTCCGAAAGGAGCAGTATTAGTATGTGCAAATCCGATATTATGACCTATCTCATGTTCAATAGTGGATCTTACGTTAGCATTTAAAAATGGCCTACCATTAAAGAAATCCGGATTAATTAATATAGTTCGTCCTGCTCTGCCATTTTCCGGAAATTGAGCCATTCCAGCTACATTAGGAGCTAATCGTCCCCCATCAAAGTTAATTACAATATCTGCATTATTAGTAACCCTTACTAATCTTAAAAAACTACCGTTCACATTGTTCCAGTTCCTTATCGCCGTATTTACCTGAACATTCCATCTATTTCCTAAATTACTTCGGATTCGCACATTTCTTGACCTTTGACAAGTCATTACACGAACAAATCTTTGCTTAGTGACGGGTTTAACAATATCCTCCGTAGTAAGGTAAATATCACCTTCTACAAGATATCCTTCTTCATAAGGTACCACAGGAATTTCGACAGTGTCAAACCCTAAATTTTCCAGACCTGAAATGATATGTTCAGGGATTGTTTCTTTATTAACTTCTGTAATTGATTCCATGCTTTCATCCTGACATTGGACCATGATAAAAGCTACACCTAATAAGGCTACTAAAGATTTTAAATTTTTCATTGTGTGAAATTTGTTTAATTAATAATCTATAAAACTTACTGTTAAGTTAATGAAATACAGGGCTTAACAATTTTATTTCGCATTAAAATAATGTTAATTGTAAGAAAATGCCTAAAATATAGTTGGATATAAATGGTACTCAAATAAAATTTACGAATAGTAAATCATATAAAAAGTGAAGATAAGTTAGTTTAAACTAATCGATTGGAAATGTTGCTCCCAGGGCTAATGCACCTGAAAATTGATTTACATTTAAATGGAAATAGTAAGTAAATTCAAAACTTGTATTATGATTGCGCCCTAAAGCTAAACCTAAAGTGAAGGGAATATGTAATACAAATCCGTCCTTATCCACCTGACTAAAAGGAGAGATGGTTTTAAAAGAACCTAAAGCGCCCCCGATTCCTAAATCTATATAAGGCGCTATATAAGGTATAGGTGCGCATAACCTAATTTTACCCCCGAAAAAAACAGCTCTGGTAGAAATTCGAGAATCAGAAAATTGAGGTTCAAGTTCATCTTTACTGGTCGAAGTATAGACAAAACCTAAATACGGACGCATGCTAAACCATTTGGATTGACTTACAATATACTCTGCCTGGGCATGGAAACCATTACCGAATAGATCAATTTCTACATCATTGGAGGAAGTAACACCTAAACCCACAGAGATATTAATATACTCACCCTTTGTGAGTTGACCCCAACTGTATAGACTAGTAAGAAGAAATAGAAAGAAAAGTTTAGACGTTTTAGTAGAACTGATTGTTGACATTAGATTAATTTTTGATTGATTTTAGATGAATAATTGTAAAATAATATGAAGTACAAAACCTTAATTAAAGGATTCCGGCGAAACTACTAAATTGTGTGAAACATTAAAAACAAATTTAATTCTTCTTTACAAACTTGGTAAGAATCACAATACGCTGACCGTCTACCTTCCCTTCAATATGCTCCGCATTATCATGGACTAAAGTAATATTACGAACGGCGGTACCTCTTTTTGCGGTGAAATTGGCACCCTTTACATCCAGGTCTTTGATTAGAACTACGGTATCTCCGGGGGATAGTAAGTTACCATTAGCATCTTTGTGGATAACCTTAACGGTAACAACACCTTCTCCCGAAGCTTTAGCCCATTGTAATCGTTCTTCATTGAGGTACATCATATCTAATAGATCTCGCGTCCAACCTTCTTCTTTTAACCGAGTAAGCATACGCCAAGCCAATACCTGAACACCAGGTACTTCACTCCACATACTATCATTAAGGCAACGCCAGTGATTTGCTTCCGTTTTTTCAGGATCTTCAATTTGTTCTTTACAAGTGGCACAGATATAAACATAAGCATCAATACCCACGTTGGGAGAATCTTCAATAAGATGTATAAAGAGGGTATCTTTAGCAGAACATAATTCACAAATATGCTTACTACGTACTTTTAGCTCTTTCTCCATGGGTATAAATGATTCAAGTGATACTATTTAACTTTCTGTGGTAACACTTGTTTTTCCTTTTTTACGAAGTTTAAAATTAATAAATTCTACAAAAAGGGAAAAAGCAATAGTAAAGTATAAATAACCCTTAGGGATTGTACCTACTTTACTATCAAAAATCTCGAGATGCGCTAAATGTGCTGCTTCGGCAATTAGCATAAAACCAATTAGAATTAAGAAGGAGAGCCCTAAAATCTGAACGGATGGATGCTTATTGACAAACCTTCCTACGGGAGTTGCAAATAACATCATAATTAAAACAGATATGATAACAGCAATGATCATTAATAGCAACGCATCATTCGGGTTTTCGCTTAAACCGTTAGTCATTCCGACTGCGGTAAGAATAGAATCAAAAGAAAAAACGACATTAATTAAGGTAATCTGCATAATAGCATTTGATAACGTAGTGGAGCTTTTAGCTTTTAACTCTTTTTCTTCTTCTCCCTTTTCATCTACTTTTTCATGAATTTCGTGAACACTTTTATACAGTAAAAATAAACCACCACCAAACAGTATAAAAGCTTGTCCGCTAATTCCGGCTTCCATCCAGGGGAGGTTGATATGCCAGAAAGGTGCTTCCATAGCGACTAATAGAGATATCCCAAATAATAAAATAATACGCATAACCATGGCTAAAATCAACCCGATATTGGTTGCTTTCTTTTGCTGGTTTTCCGGAAGTTTGCTGGAAGCAATAGAAATAAAAATAATATTATCAATTCCCAGTACGATTTCTAAAAAAGTCAAAGTAAGTAATGCCACCCAGGCATCTGCCGAAGCAAATATATCAAACATCAGTTTATTTTTTTTACGGTTCCTATTTGTTTATCTTTAGTTTGCCCTACCAATCCGTATTCAAAAGTATACGTATTACCTTTCGTAGTCAAGATTTTCATATGAAGGGCTTTTTCTTCCTTTCTATTCGTCGGGTGTAGTTTTTTGACAATGTATTCACAATTATTAATCCAGCGGATACTTGCGGTATCACTTTTACCCCGGAAGAAATCAATCTCTATGGAATCATTCCGTACAAAGGTTGTTTTTGCCAGTTCACCATTTAAAAAGGTTTCAAATTCAAAAGTACCTTGTTGGAAATCTATACACTTTCTTTCTATTTGAGTACATTTTGTAAATAACCCAAAAATGAGTACCGATACATACATCATAAAAGAAACCTGTTTTTCCATAATCCACCTATTAGGCTAAAATAGTTTTAATTCTAAAATAGGAGGGATGCGATACCTAAAAGTTGTCAAGATTCAGTTGGAAAAAATTGTTTAAAACTACCATCGGTATAAAAATAGGTGATATGATCCAATTGTTTTACTCCTGAAACTTTAGTTATTTTTTCCAATTTTTGAGTTCGTATTTCCTTCTCTTCCGGATTTGGTTCGGCATTAATTTTTGATACGTCAGAACGCTTATTCTGTTGAAGAGTCTTAGGTAATTTTTTCAGATTTTCATCTTTGATTTCCTGCATTTTTTCTGCATCCGTTAGCGTACCTTTTCCTTGTAGAAACCACCTTACATTAAGTTCCGGGTAGGTGTCAATAATTTTAATTAGTAAATCCAGGCTTGGCTTATTTCGACCGGAAAGAATATGGGATATAGAAGACCGGCCTACACCAATAGCATCCGCAAACATAGCCGCATTCATATCATAATGTTGTAGTAGTTGTTTAATACGTTTTGTAAATTCCGGCTTGTTTACCATTGTAACTAATCTTAGAGATACAAATGTAATCAAATTAATTGATACATTCTTAACCTTAGCAATCTAGCTTCAATTAACACATTAGATAACGATAGTTAAATATTGATTTTAAGTAAATTAATTATTTAATAATATGAAGTTAAAGAATAAGTATACATGTATGCTAATTACATTTGTAAACTTTAA from Aquimarina sp. ERC-38 includes these protein-coding regions:
- a CDS encoding class I SAM-dependent methyltransferase gives rise to the protein MATKWKPDLYNKKHSFVYQYGESLVNLLDPKQNERILDIGCGSGQLTYKISEFAKEVIGIDKSAEMIMDAKSKFTNIEFQVADASNFKFDKKFDSIFSNATLHW
- a CDS encoding GNAT family N-acetyltransferase, yielding MKFRKVTETDVAKIVEMIADDELGKTRENYQIPLPTEYLIAFENIQADPNQELIILENENFEIIGTLQLSFIQYLTYRGRIRAQIEAVRIRKDKRGFGIGKKMFEWAINRAIERNAHLLQLTTDKKRQKAIKFYEDLGFKATYEGMKMHF
- a CDS encoding DNA topoisomerase IV subunit B, with translation MSEETKYTEDNIRSLDWKEHIRMRPGMYIGKLGDGSSADDGIYILVKEVLDNSIDEYVMGAGKTIEISIQGEKVIVRDYGRGIPLGKVVDVVSKMNTGGKYDSRAFKKSVGLNGVGTKAVNALSTYFRVESNRDGKSASAEFEQGNLTNQELLEETSRRKGTKVSFIPDASIFKNYKFRSEYVAKMLKNYVYLNPGLTIVFNGERYFSENGLKDLLSDTINADDRLYDIIHLKGDDIEVAMTHSKTQYSEEYHSFVNGQHTTQGGTHQAAFRESVVKTIREFYNKNYDASDIRKSIVSAISIKVMEPVFESQTKTKLGSTEMGGDLPTVRTYINDFVKTQLDNYLHKNPQTAEGLQRKILQAERERKDLSGIRKLARERAKKASLHNKKLRDCRVHLTDSKNERNLESTLFITEGDSASGSITKSRDVNTQAVFSLRGKPLNCYNMSKKIVYENEEFNLLQAALNIEDSMEDLRYNNIVIATDADVDGMHIRLLLITFFLQFFPELIKEGHLYILQTPLFRVRNKKETIYCYSEQERREAIAKLSGKPEITRFKGLGEISPDEFVHFIGDDMRLDPVMLDKDKSIEELLSFYMGKNTPKRQEFIIDNLKVELDLIEEAS
- a CDS encoding DNA gyrase/topoisomerase IV subunit A, producing MSSENENEPLDNELQPENLEPQEIITKITGMYEDWFLDYASYVILERAVPAIEDGLKPVQRRILHSMKDLDDGRYNKVANIVGHTMQYHPHGDASISDAMVQIGQKNLMIDMQGNWGNILTGDRAAAARYIEARLSKFALDVVYNPKITEWQSSYDGRKREPVNLPIKFPLLLAQGAEGIAVGLSTKILPHNFIELIEASIKHLQGKRFKILPDFPTGGIADFTNYNDGLRGGKVRVRARISQRDKNTLVINEIPFSTTTGTLIDSILKANDKGKIKIKKIEDNTAAEVEILIHIPSGISPDKTIDALFAFTNCEISISPLGCVIEDNKPDFIGVSEMLRRSTDHTVELLKSELEIQLNELQEQWHFASLERIFIENRIYRDIEEEETWEGVIAAIDKGLQPHIKHLKRAVTEEDIVRLTEIRIKRISKFDIDKAQQKIDALEADIAQVKHHLEHLIEYAIDHFKRLRKTYGKDKERKTEISLFDDIEATKVVIRNTKLYVNRTEGFVGTSLRRDEYVADCSDIDDIICFTREGKMTVTKVDAKTFVGKDIIHVAIFKKKDKRTIYNMIYQDGRGGTTYVKRFAVSGVTRDREYDLTQGKKGSKIHYFSANPNGEAEIVTIHLRQSGSIKKLKFELDFSELDIKGRGVRGNVVTKYNIKRVELKEQGISTLKPRKIWFDDTVRRINVDGRGDLLGEFRGKDRLLIIEQNGIAKTVFPEVTLHFSSDMVVLEKWNPKKPISAIYWDGEKEKYYVKRFLIEHPEREEHFISEHPKSFLEIVSTDYRPVAEVVYNKLRGKDQKPNDEINLEEFIAVKGIKAHGNRLTTEKVKQINLLDPLPYEEELPEVIPEEESTTELNNPLQLKKDSTFTEGNTSENTKNPSDSDGDDTPELDGNGEQITLF
- a CDS encoding M57 family metalloprotease, which produces MKNLKSLVALLGVAFIMVQCQDESMESITEVNKETIPEHIISGLENLGFDTVEIPVVPYEEGYLVEGDIYLTTEDIVKPVTKQRFVRVMTCQRSRNVRIRSNLGNRWNVQVNTAIRNWNNVNGSFLRLVRVTNNADIVINFDGGRLAPNVAGMAQFPENGRAGRTILINPDFFNGRPFLNANVRSTIEHEIGHNIGFAHTNTAPFGRPVPGVANEDNASLMNGGRAGTVRQLSFNDRRALRRLYGPGNNVCF
- a CDS encoding alkylphosphonate utilization protein; this encodes MPMEKELKVRSKHICELCSAKDTLFIHLIEDSPNVGIDAYVYICATCKEQIEDPEKTEANHWRCLNDSMWSEVPGVQVLAWRMLTRLKEEGWTRDLLDMMYLNEERLQWAKASGEGVVTVKVIHKDANGNLLSPGDTVVLIKDLDVKGANFTAKRGTAVRNITLVHDNAEHIEGKVDGQRIVILTKFVKKN
- a CDS encoding TerC family protein; protein product: MFDIFASADAWVALLTLTFLEIVLGIDNIIFISIASSKLPENQQKKATNIGLILAMVMRIILLFGISLLVAMEAPFWHINLPWMEAGISGQAFILFGGGLFLLYKSVHEIHEKVDEKGEEEKELKAKSSTTLSNAIMQITLINVVFSFDSILTAVGMTNGLSENPNDALLLMIIAVIISVLIMMLFATPVGRFVNKHPSVQILGLSFLILIGFMLIAEAAHLAHLEIFDSKVGTIPKGYLYFTIAFSLFVEFINFKLRKKGKTSVTTES
- a CDS encoding DNA topoisomerase IV; protein product: MEKQVSFMMYVSVLIFGLFTKCTQIERKCIDFQQGTFEFETFLNGELAKTTFVRNDSIEIDFFRGKSDTASIRWINNCEYIVKKLHPTNRKEEKALHMKILTTKGNTYTFEYGLVGQTKDKQIGTVKKIN
- a CDS encoding helix-turn-helix domain-containing protein, with the protein product MVNKPEFTKRIKQLLQHYDMNAAMFADAIGVGRSSISHILSGRNKPSLDLLIKIIDTYPELNVRWFLQGKGTLTDAEKMQEIKDENLKKLPKTLQQNKRSDVSKINAEPNPEEKEIRTQKLEKITKVSGVKQLDHITYFYTDGSFKQFFPTES